Proteins encoded in a region of the Elizabethkingia bruuniana genome:
- a CDS encoding peptide MFS transporter: protein MSLTLEQIQDFKGKYPRQIWSLFFSEMWERFCFYGMRGMLVFFMIHQLNFAEVQANLQYGATQAFVYAFTFVGGLFADKILGFRKSLFWGGSLMIVGSILLAIDPHKFFFFGLAFIIIGTGFFKPNISTMVGELYKDGDHRTDAGFSLFYAGINLGAFLGGYVCVAIGKGYMLSSVIEEPHRWNVAFGLAAIGMLASLINFNFTKRRLGPIGLQPGHPDAIVKTKPLPKWAEYAVYGGTLLFIPLIQIMVSKTEYTDYFMYTIGPLTLIYLFYEMTKVTVAERKKLIAALVFIIFSIIFWGIYEQSGGSMSIFAAKNLNDSLLGITADPNGVNNSGGAFFIILLAPLFGLLWLWLGKKRVEPNTIIKFGLGFIFLGLGYYVLFATRFFSVNGVSSLNIFTLALLVITFGELCLSPIGLSIMTKLSPARLQGIMMGMWFLASAYGQYVAGLIGAGMAQAKENAGPAESLMTYTEGYKMLGVYALIAGVVLILISPLVKKLMQEVR, encoded by the coding sequence ATGAGTTTAACATTAGAACAAATTCAGGATTTTAAAGGAAAATATCCAAGACAGATCTGGAGCCTTTTCTTTTCTGAAATGTGGGAGCGTTTTTGTTTCTACGGAATGAGGGGGATGTTGGTGTTTTTTATGATACACCAGCTAAATTTTGCAGAAGTGCAGGCAAATTTACAATATGGTGCCACGCAGGCATTTGTATATGCGTTTACATTTGTAGGCGGACTTTTTGCGGACAAAATATTAGGTTTCCGTAAATCTTTATTCTGGGGAGGTTCTTTAATGATTGTTGGAAGTATACTTCTGGCAATAGATCCCCACAAATTTTTCTTTTTCGGATTAGCCTTCATCATTATCGGAACTGGTTTTTTCAAACCAAATATTTCTACAATGGTAGGAGAGCTTTATAAAGATGGAGACCACCGTACAGATGCTGGTTTCTCTTTATTTTATGCCGGAATTAATCTGGGCGCTTTTCTGGGAGGTTATGTTTGTGTAGCTATAGGGAAAGGTTATATGCTTTCTTCCGTAATCGAGGAACCGCACCGTTGGAATGTAGCTTTTGGTTTGGCAGCTATAGGAATGTTAGCCAGTCTTATCAATTTTAATTTTACAAAGCGTCGCTTAGGACCAATTGGATTACAACCAGGGCATCCTGATGCTATTGTAAAAACAAAACCGTTGCCTAAATGGGCAGAATATGCTGTATATGGAGGAACATTATTATTCATTCCTCTTATTCAGATTATGGTTTCCAAAACCGAGTATACCGATTATTTTATGTACACAATCGGGCCACTAACTTTAATCTACTTGTTTTATGAGATGACCAAAGTTACGGTTGCTGAAAGAAAGAAATTAATTGCAGCTTTAGTATTTATTATCTTCTCCATTATTTTCTGGGGAATTTATGAGCAGAGCGGAGGCTCTATGAGTATTTTCGCAGCTAAAAACCTGAATGATTCTTTGCTGGGTATTACAGCAGATCCCAACGGAGTAAATAATTCGGGAGGAGCTTTCTTTATTATTTTATTGGCACCTTTATTCGGGTTATTATGGCTGTGGTTAGGTAAAAAAAGAGTTGAACCCAATACGATTATCAAATTTGGACTAGGTTTTATATTTTTAGGATTAGGGTATTATGTATTATTTGCGACAAGATTCTTTTCTGTTAATGGAGTTTCTTCTCTTAATATATTTACTCTGGCATTATTGGTTATTACATTTGGTGAGCTTTGTTTGTCACCAATAGGATTATCGATTATGACAAAATTATCCCCGGCAAGGCTGCAAGGGATTATGATGGGGATGTGGTTCCTGGCTTCTGCATATGGTCAGTATGTTGCGGGACTTATTGGTGCAGGAATGGCTCAGGCTAAAGAAAATGCAGGACCGGCAGAATCATTAATGACTTATACAGAAGGATATA